From the genome of Elusimicrobiota bacterium:
TTTTTGCAGGTTTTGAAGAAGCGGGTGAAAAAGAAAGCAGCAAAGAGACGGAAATAAAAACAAGCGCTACAGACGACAGAATAGCCGCTAATATCTTGAACCAGCCAGTTGAAATTATGGAACTCTCAATTCGTGCAGCTAACTGTCTGAAACGGGCGAATATAAAAACGATTGGGGAATTAACACAGCGAACCAAAGCGGAACTGCTTGCTTACAAAAATTTCGGCAGCAAATCACTTGAAGATATAGAAATGAAACTGAAAGAATTGGGTGTCTCGTTAAAAAAATGAAATACACAAAATATAGAAAATTAGGCAAAACTTCAGCGCATCGTCTTGCTACCTTGCGGAATCTGGCAGTTTCACTTATAGAAAACGAAGCAGTTAAAACAACACTGCCAAAAGCGAAAGAACTGGTAAAATTCGTTTCTAAAATTATCACAAAATCCAAAAAAGGCGGATTGTCTAATCGGCGGCTTGTTTTACAGGATATAAAATCAGAATCAACCATAGAAAAATTGTTTAGTTCACTTTCAGAAAGATATAAAAACCGGCTGGGTGGTTATACCAGAATTTATAAATTAGGTCGTCGTATTTCTGACGGTAGCGAAATGGCAGTTGTGAAATTGGTAGAATAGAGGCAGGTAAAAGGCAGGTTAAAGGTTAAAGTTAAAATTAAAATTACGACAGAATATTTTACCCTTTAACCT
Proteins encoded in this window:
- the rplQ gene encoding 50S ribosomal protein L17, with amino-acid sequence MKYTKYRKLGKTSAHRLATLRNLAVSLIENEAVKTTLPKAKELVKFVSKIITKSKKGGLSNRRLVLQDIKSESTIEKLFSSLSERYKNRLGGYTRIYKLGRRISDGSEMAVVKLVE